The genomic DNA ATTCATAAACACAATACAACGTGCCGATTGCGCCTAATATTATTCCTAAAACTGGTGTCCATTCCAGTTTTTCCGCAGGAGTTAAACTTTTTTGAGGAGGTTTTACAAAAGAATTTGTATCAGTTTCGATTGCTTTATAGCTGATAATCCCACTTTTTGGAGCCATAAGTACAATAATAATTGGCATCGTGATGAATAGAGTGAAAAAAATAATTAAAGTAGAGTAACTAAAGATTGTTTGTGAGGTAGGAATAATTCCAATCATATCTACAAGAAAATGATCCTTTGTGGCAATTGTCAGGCCAATAGAACTGGAGAGACCTGCGCTATATAAGGCTGTCGGAGCATAAGCAGCAGCTACAAGTAATGGAAAATGTGCATTCGCATTCTTTTTTGCTACTTCCTTTGCAATGATAGCTCCCACAACTACGGCTAGCCCCCAATTGATATAGTATGCAATTGCACTGATCAAAAATGTCATCGTATAGGCCTTTTGAGGTGTATCGGCTAACTTTGCAACAGACTGCAAGGCTCTATTAATAAACGGGACAGAAGCTAACGTCATCCCTGTAACCATTAGCAATACCATTTGCATTGTAAACGTTAAATAAGTCCAAAACCCATCCCCCCAAGATTTTACGATTTTGTACGGATTTGAGGGATTCATCAACAAAGCTATAATGAAAGTAAATAAAGTGAGCAGCACTGCAATAACAAAGGCATCCGGGACATATTTCTGAGACCATCTCGAAAATATATTTGCACATCGTGTAAGCAACGATTCTTTCTTTTCTGGTTCTGAATTTGTCTCCATTAAGGAATGTTTCATAAATATTCTCCTTTCTAAATTTTAATAAGGTAAATATAAATAACATTCCACAAAAGAAAATAAAATCCTTTTGCACTTGCTGCATATTAATCAACTAGATCAATATTCAAATACCGTTCCTTTCAACCTTTCTGGGCATTACCAGCATTAGCGATAGCTGGTTTAGGTGCTCGTGACATTATGGGATTTTGTGTTGTGAACTTACTATATGCGGGTTTTATCATTAGTCTATGCTTCTTATTTATTTAAACGAAAAGCTAGTTTTATACTAGCTTTTTTACATAATAAATCACTTATTTTCCATGAAATTTATAATCTTCTCCCACTCTAACTCCGTAAGATGTAATGACTCAAATGCAAAAAAATCTTCGCACACTTTTTCAATTAGATGTGGATTTTCCCTCAAAAAATTCCACTGTAATACTTTAGGAAGAAAATGCATTTCATATTCTTTACTTCCCCGTACTACCTCATCAACTTCTCTTTCACAAATTCCTCTTATTAAATAATCATTTCTTAACTCTATTTGAATTTGCTGAAATGTTTCGCTGCATTTTTTCAATTGAAGTAAACACGTAACATACTTCCGAAAAAGTTCGCCATCATACTGAACACAGTTTATAATACGATCGACTTCATTCATAATGCACGAGCCTTTTCTTCTATTTGTAATAACCATTTCTCACGCTTTGATACTTTACTCGTTTTCACAGATTGAAACACTGACCGTTTTATATCGCGAATGCCACAAAAACGTAAAATACCTCTCTTCATCATAATCCAATCTGCTGATCGATATAACAATGCGACGTACCATAGAGGCGAGTCTAACGTATTAATAACCCATGCTTTTTTCCCTTGCAATAATCCTTTCGGCAGAGCCCCTTCATATTTATAAGCAAATCCAGCTACGAAAATACGATCGATAAATCCTTTTAAAATTGCTGGCATCCCCCACCACCATATTGGATAGATGAATAGAA from Bacillus cereus G9842 includes the following:
- a CDS encoding short-chain fatty acid transporter, with product MKHSLMETNSEPEKKESLLTRCANIFSRWSQKYVPDAFVIAVLLTLFTFIIALLMNPSNPYKIVKSWGDGFWTYLTFTMQMVLLMVTGMTLASVPFINRALQSVAKLADTPQKAYTMTFLISAIAYYINWGLAVVVGAIIAKEVAKKNANAHFPLLVAAAYAPTALYSAGLSSSIGLTIATKDHFLVDMIGIIPTSQTIFSYSTLIIFFTLFITMPIIIVLMAPKSGIISYKAIETDTNSFVKPPQKSLTPAEKLEWTPVLGIILGAIGTLYCVYEFMNGHSLDLNIINLFFLSLGLLLHGSLGNFAQGFKESAQSISPIILQFPFYAGIIAVLGSSGLGSSIIEWMASIASKDTFDIFTYWSAGLVNLLAPSGGGQWALQGPLQVPAGLKLGVDPATIAMAVGWGDAWTNLIQPFWALPLLGVLGLKIKDIMGYCFILCIWVGIVTSLLMLFVY
- a CDS encoding NAD(P)H-dependent oxidoreductase encodes the protein MNVLIIYAHPNPSSFNAAIFNHVQKGLQETNHSVTVLDLYKEQFDPVLVFNEEKKRRDLVNEEETARYRTLVEEADTLLFIYPIWWWGMPAILKGFIDRIFVAGFAYKYEGALPKGLLQGKKAWVINTLDSPLWYVALLYRSADWIMMKRGILRFCGIRDIKRSVFQSVKTSKVSKREKWLLQIEEKARAL